From Dasypus novemcinctus isolate mDasNov1 chromosome 11, mDasNov1.1.hap2, whole genome shotgun sequence, one genomic window encodes:
- the SRSF3 gene encoding serine/arginine-rich splicing factor 3: MHRDSCPLDCKVYVGNLGNNGNKTELERAFGYYGPLRSVWVARNPPGFAFVEFEDPRDAADAVRELDGRTLCGCRVRVELSNGEKRSRNRGPPPSWGRRPRDDYRRRSPPPRRRSPRRRSFSRSRSRSLSRDRRRERSLSRERNHKPSRSFSRSRSRSRSNERK; encoded by the exons atgcaTCGCGATTCTTGTCCCTTGGACTGTAAGGTTTATGTAGGTAATCTTGGAAACAATGGCAACAAGACTGAATTGGAGCGGGCTTTTGGCTATTATGGACCACTCCGAAGTGTGTGGGTTGCTAGAAACCCTCCCGGCTTTGCTTTTGTTGAATTTGAAGATCCCCGAGATGCTGCTGATGCCGTCCGAGAACTAGATGGAAG AACACTCTGTGGCTGCCGTGTAAGAGTGGAACTGTCGAACGGTGAAAAAAGAAGTCGTAATCGAGGCCCTCCTCCCTCTTGGGGTCGTCGCCCTAGAGATGATTATCGTAGAAGGAGTCCTCCGCCTCGCCGCAG aTCTCCAAGAAGGAGAAGCTTCTCCCGCAGCCGgagcag GTCTCTTTCTAGAGATAGGAGAAGAGAAAGATCACTGTCTCGGGAAAGGAATCACAAGCCGTCCCGATCCTTCTCTAGATCTCGAAG CCGTTCTAGGTCAAatgaaaggaaatag